In Hominilimicola fabiformis, the genomic stretch TACTTTGCCGGAGATTTCTGTATATCTGATTTATCAATAATGATTTGATATTGAAAACTTCCGTCATCGGCATATTTCTCATAATCATTATTCAGTTTCATATCTTCGGTCAAATATGTTTTAAATTCTCTCTGTGCTTTTTCTGTATCCATAACGGAGTTATGCTGCACCCAATCCATATCTTGAACAGCCATAGTAACCGATATATTCAAAGCTCGGGATATATCGGTTTCTACACTTTCTTTTACTGTGAATATGTGATAATACTCCATTGTTATAAATAAGGCTATTCCGAAAATGAATATTGCAGCTATAAAACCAATACCTGAAAAAGCGGCTTTTTTATAATTAAATAAGTTTCTCAAAATCAAAACCACCTTAATTATTTTTTTCTTCGATTGCAATTCTCAAAGCATTAAGTTCTTCGCTGACCTTTTGAATAGCCTCTTGAGTTTTTTCAAGATTTACACTTTTTAATTTACCTTTATTGCATCGTGTAACAATTTTATCAATATTTTTGTTAATGTCTCTAAGCTCTGATGTGAATTTTCGGATATCTTCACTTGGTAAGGCATAAACGTTAGAGTTTCGTATTGCTTGTCTGACGAAATCACTTCGTGAGATTTTTAATGTTTCTGCCTTTTTAATCATTATTTCAATATCTTCAGGTGATACTCTCATCTTTAAAAATTTTGAATACTTTGCCATTTTAAATCAACTCCTTATAATTTTCAACTGTGTTCATTTAGATTTTTTATTTCCTGTCGCAATTTTTTCAATTCTTCCCATACCTTTGTAATTTCGTTTTTCGTGTCCTCGATATGTACACATTGCAACTTTCCCATATTGCAGAGTATCGCAATCTGATTTACATTGATACCGATTTTACGAAGTTCTGAGGTAAGCTGTTTAATTGCTGTATTATCCAACGTTATTATCTTCTGATGAAGTGCTGACTGTATTACATATTTACTGCGTGTCATTCTTAATTGACGTGCTTTTTCATCTATCAGTTCCAGTTCATCGTCTGATATTCTAACGTGAAAATCTGTACTCTTTTTCAAACTATCACCTCGCTTTTTATGGGTTTGGGCAATGCCCAATTTTTTGCACACTCAAACGGTGTGTGCCTGCCTTTGTGGATACAAAGGCGTATCTTGCCATACCATTTTCAACTCAATATTGAGTTGAAAAACAGCCTGTAAAATAGCAGAAAACAAAAGATGATTTTACTGCTGTTTTTGATTATTCAGCAAATTTATTATATTGTTTTTTATATCATCAACCGCTGTATCTGGGTAAAAGGTTTTGATTTCTTGCCATACGTCCATACTTGCCTCAACATCTGATGCAATCACATCTTGAGAAACGGTAGGAGAGTAGTATTTTGACAAGAATTTAGGCTTTATCGTAAATGATTTTAATTTTTTGTTTACTGACTTGCCGTATTTTTCCTCAAAAACTTCAACTACGATAATTCTGTCAAGCTTGTGA encodes the following:
- a CDS encoding plasmid mobilization protein, yielding MAKYSKFLKMRVSPEDIEIMIKKAETLKISRSDFVRQAIRNSNVYALPSEDIRKFTSELRDINKNIDKIVTRCNKGKLKSVNLEKTQEAIQKVSEELNALRIAIEEKNN
- a CDS encoding MobC family plasmid mobilization relaxosome protein; this encodes MKKSTDFHVRISDDELELIDEKARQLRMTRSKYVIQSALHQKIITLDNTAIKQLTSELRKIGINVNQIAILCNMGKLQCVHIEDTKNEITKVWEELKKLRQEIKNLNEHS